A single genomic interval of Phycisphaeraceae bacterium harbors:
- a CDS encoding cbb3-type cytochrome c oxidase subunit I, translated as MTAINVNNDAVLDHTASGDNYLTHTRGFLSWAFTLDHKRIGVMYMVAVLVSFLGGGIFALLLRTELLSPAPVLTDNPTTYNIWFTLHGAIMVFLVIIPSIPAALGNFVLPIMLGAKDVAFPRLNLFSFWLWLAGAACAVLSLLMGQFDTGWTFYVPYSTTTDLGGVVPVVVGVFILGFSSIFTGMNFVVTIHKLRPPGMTWFRMPLFLWALYSTALIQVLATPVLAITLLLLIVERTVGIGIFDPMLGGDPVLFQHFFWFYSHPAVYIMILPAMGIISELFAVHSHRHIFGYRFIAYSSVAIAIFSFLVWGHHMFVSGQSALLNVLFSAISFSVAIPSAVKVFNWTATLYKGSISLTTPMFYALAFLVLFTIGGLTGLHLATLNTDVHLHDTYFVVAHFHYVMMGSALIAMIGGLHHWWPKMTGRMYSETLGSLACIIIFIGFNITFFTQFMLGSHGMPRRYYTYQPEFQTYHVISTIGAYVMAFGFLVTAYCLLSSLWFGRRAPANPWGGRSLEWQCSSPPPHDNFPSQPRVGDCYDFSCVVWNEEEGGYVVDRSLDPELNPNAPKRAGAH; from the coding sequence ATGACCGCCATCAATGTCAATAACGACGCCGTTCTGGATCACACCGCGTCGGGCGACAACTATCTCACGCACACGCGCGGCTTCCTGAGCTGGGCGTTCACCCTCGATCACAAGCGGATCGGGGTCATGTACATGGTCGCCGTCCTGGTGTCGTTCCTCGGAGGCGGCATCTTCGCGCTGCTCCTTCGGACGGAACTCCTCAGCCCGGCGCCGGTGCTGACGGACAATCCCACCACCTACAACATCTGGTTCACCCTGCACGGGGCGATCATGGTGTTCCTGGTGATCATCCCGAGCATTCCGGCGGCCCTCGGGAACTTTGTTCTGCCCATCATGCTCGGGGCGAAGGATGTCGCCTTCCCAAGGCTCAATCTCTTCAGCTTCTGGCTCTGGCTCGCCGGCGCCGCCTGCGCGGTCCTTTCGCTGCTGATGGGTCAGTTCGACACGGGTTGGACCTTCTATGTGCCGTACTCGACCACCACCGACCTCGGCGGCGTGGTGCCGGTCGTCGTGGGCGTCTTCATTCTCGGCTTCAGCTCGATCTTCACCGGCATGAACTTCGTGGTCACGATCCACAAGCTCAGGCCGCCCGGCATGACCTGGTTCCGCATGCCGCTCTTCCTCTGGGCGCTCTACTCGACCGCGCTCATCCAGGTGCTGGCGACCCCGGTGCTGGCCATCACGCTCTTGCTCCTCATCGTCGAGCGGACCGTCGGCATCGGCATCTTCGATCCCATGCTTGGCGGCGACCCGGTGCTCTTCCAGCACTTTTTCTGGTTCTACAGTCACCCCGCCGTCTACATCATGATCCTGCCGGCGATGGGCATCATCAGCGAGCTCTTCGCCGTGCACTCCCATCGCCACATCTTCGGCTACCGCTTCATCGCGTACAGCTCGGTGGCGATCGCGATCTTCAGCTTCCTCGTGTGGGGCCACCACATGTTCGTCTCGGGCCAGTCGGCGCTGCTGAATGTGCTCTTCTCGGCGATCAGCTTCAGCGTGGCCATCCCGAGCGCCGTGAAGGTGTTCAACTGGACCGCGACGCTCTACAAGGGCTCGATCAGTCTCACGACGCCGATGTTCTACGCCTTGGCGTTCCTGGTGCTCTTCACCATCGGCGGCTTGACGGGCCTGCACCTCGCCACGCTCAACACCGATGTCCACCTCCACGACACCTATTTCGTGGTGGCGCACTTCCACTATGTGATGATGGGCTCGGCCCTGATCGCCATGATCGGCGGCCTGCACCACTGGTGGCCGAAGATGACCGGCCGCATGTACAGCGAGACGCTCGGAAGCCTCGCGTGCATCATCATCTTCATCGGCTTCAACATCACCTTCTTCACGCAGTTCATGCTCGGCAGCCACGGCATGCCGCGGCGTTACTACACCTACCAGCCCGAGTTCCAGACCTACCATGTGATCTCGACGATCGGTGCGTATGTCATGGCCTTCGGGTTCCTGGTGACGGCGTACTGCCTTCTCTCGAGCCTCTGGTTCGGGCGTCGCGCACCGGCGAACCCCTGGGGTGGTCGAAGCCTCGAGTGGCAGTGCTCGAGCCCGCCTCCGCATGACAACTTCCCCTCGCAGCCGAGGGTCGGTGACTGCTACGACTTCTCCTGCGTCGTCTGGAACGAGGAAGAGGGCGGCTATGTCGTCGATCGAAGTCTTGACCCCGAGTTGAACCCGAATGCCCCGAAGCGGGCGGGGGCGCATTGA
- a CDS encoding cytochrome c oxidase subunit 3 family protein, whose protein sequence is MSTISAGPSSHGHDDGHADGHGHDHPPFLAHHFETPQQQFDSAKLGMWLFLATEVLFFGGLFVAYAVLRVRFPEVFSYASLYLDTILGGINTTVLILSSLTMALAVRYAQTGRKSAMLLCLWLTLAGAAGFMVIKYFEYQHKLEVNLKWGTAFYVPPDSADGREEMKALATPLPPPPPLVVTDPTATALPVLAEMPPVDQAAIRPAAQAPTGLASPRRMAEAEGIRTVATEPDKAAAFHLEDPRLPPNTHLFFAIYYAMTGLHGVHVVIGGFMLVWLIWRGMRGDFGPQYYTPVDVGGLYWHVVDLVWIFLFPLFYLIH, encoded by the coding sequence GTGAGCACCATCTCCGCAGGCCCATCCTCACACGGACACGATGACGGCCACGCCGACGGGCATGGCCACGATCATCCGCCGTTCCTCGCGCATCACTTCGAGACGCCCCAGCAGCAGTTCGACAGCGCGAAGCTCGGCATGTGGCTCTTTCTTGCCACGGAAGTGCTCTTCTTCGGCGGTCTCTTCGTGGCCTATGCCGTCCTCAGGGTGCGCTTCCCCGAGGTCTTCAGCTACGCCAGTCTCTACCTCGACACGATCCTGGGCGGGATCAACACGACGGTGCTGATTCTCTCCAGCCTGACGATGGCGCTCGCGGTGCGATACGCGCAGACCGGTCGCAAGTCGGCGATGCTCCTCTGCCTTTGGCTCACGCTCGCCGGTGCCGCGGGCTTCATGGTCATCAAGTACTTCGAGTACCAGCACAAGTTGGAAGTCAACCTGAAGTGGGGCACGGCGTTCTATGTTCCGCCCGATTCCGCGGATGGGCGCGAGGAGATGAAGGCGCTGGCCACGCCACTGCCGCCTCCGCCGCCACTGGTCGTCACTGATCCGACCGCAACCGCGCTGCCGGTGCTGGCAGAGATGCCTCCCGTGGACCAGGCGGCGATCAGGCCCGCGGCTCAGGCGCCGACGGGCCTCGCCTCGCCGCGACGCATGGCCGAGGCCGAGGGGATCAGGACGGTCGCCACCGAGCCGGACAAGGCCGCGGCGTTCCATCTTGAGGATCCCAGGCTTCCGCCGAATACACACCTCTTCTTCGCGATCTACTACGCGATGACAGGACTGCACGGCGTCCATGTCGTGATCGGCGGCTTCATGCTCGTCTGGCTCATCTGGCGCGGCATGCGCGGAGACTTCGGGCCGCAGTACTACACGCCCGTCGATGTGGGCGGCCTCTACTGGCATGTGGTTGATCTTGTCTGGATCTTCCTCTTCCCGCTCTTCTATCTCATCCACTGA
- a CDS encoding cytochrome C oxidase subunit IV family protein yields the protein MANPSASHAHHHGAHGEAHPLVGHLVPMSTLLGTAAALIVLTVITVAVRYIDVGEFNIHIAIGIAVIKATLVALFFMHLRWDRPFNLLMFVACVLFVVLMMAFTVMDSVQYKNLQFGGNPPAVQKTLEAAAPGAPVARFHQFTP from the coding sequence ATGGCGAATCCATCCGCGTCTCACGCTCATCACCACGGCGCCCACGGCGAAGCTCATCCGCTCGTCGGCCATCTCGTGCCCATGAGCACGCTTCTGGGTACGGCCGCCGCACTCATCGTGCTGACCGTCATCACGGTCGCCGTCCGGTACATCGATGTCGGTGAGTTCAACATTCACATTGCGATCGGCATCGCGGTGATCAAGGCGACGCTGGTGGCGCTCTTCTTCATGCACTTGCGCTGGGATCGCCCCTTCAACCTGCTGATGTTCGTCGCCTGCGTTCTCTTCGTGGTGCTGATGATGGCCTTCACGGTCATGGACTCCGTCCAGTACAAGAACCTCCAGTTCGGCGGCAATCCTCCCGCGGTGCAGAAGACGCTCGAAGCGGCGGCGCCAGGGGCGCCGGTCGCGCGCTTCCACCAGTTCACCCCGTGA
- a CDS encoding heme-copper oxidase subunit III, which translates to MAIKTERFIDPFDSSSERRSAWRFGMWLFVVVVGMVFASAILGYMVVRLGEGVGAEWRPPGAPGVPRLFVMSTLLVGLISAAHVMALRAARSGTALGAGRWMMTASIGALLFLVVQVIAWWELIAANLRMDASLYAYTLFVLTGLHALHVIGGMPSLALTTHRAMQGRYRADDTVGIELSGLYWHTLAIAWIALYAVLWFGS; encoded by the coding sequence GTGGCCATCAAGACCGAACGCTTCATCGATCCCTTCGATTCATCATCGGAGCGTCGCAGCGCGTGGCGCTTCGGCATGTGGCTCTTCGTCGTGGTCGTGGGCATGGTCTTTGCTTCGGCCATCCTGGGGTACATGGTGGTGCGCCTCGGTGAAGGCGTCGGAGCGGAGTGGCGCCCGCCGGGTGCGCCGGGAGTTCCCCGCCTCTTCGTCATGTCGACGCTGCTGGTCGGGCTGATCAGCGCCGCGCATGTGATGGCGCTACGCGCAGCTCGGAGCGGCACGGCGCTTGGTGCCGGGCGCTGGATGATGACGGCCTCGATCGGTGCGCTCCTCTTCCTGGTCGTCCAGGTGATCGCCTGGTGGGAGCTGATCGCCGCGAATCTGCGCATGGATGCGTCGCTCTATGCCTACACGCTCTTCGTCCTCACCGGCCTTCACGCGCTTCATGTGATCGGCGGCATGCCCTCTCTGGCGCTGACCACGCATCGCGCCATGCAGGGGCGCTATCGCGCCGACGACACCGTCGGCATCGAGCTCTCGGGGCTCTACTGGCACACGCTCGCCATCGCGTGGATCGCTCTTTACGCCGTGCTCTGGTTCGGAAGCTGA
- a CDS encoding DUF3179 domain-containing protein: MSGVTPAPGGPARLTFASGGWAIVAALLLVVGIVLWSLVGVWSGRGRVGDGTSVESYGFDLSNLRVPRETFVASGMARDGLPALDNPVVLDGREIPTINTQRRRKLVVSTDRVLGVVVDGIARAYPLRVLNGHEVVNDEIAGVPIVVTYSPLGDAAAVFSRRIGERTRRFGVSGLLDRSNLVFYDRDTESPSLWGQLSMEAIAGPLAGTPLEPLPGVVITTWAAWLARHPHSEIIDGDPALGRRYASTSYTRYFTNNSFLFPMPPAPSSPQETPALARKAPVVALRDPRDASKWMVLPTERIRVALGRSDSGEIEVDGLRLRAEVTAAHAPGEPAGARLEPFDGDPLMTVPSLWFVWRAFHPDAQIEVITRPEESAAADPSR, translated from the coding sequence ATGAGCGGCGTCACACCTGCTCCCGGCGGGCCCGCGCGACTGACCTTCGCCTCCGGCGGCTGGGCCATCGTCGCGGCACTGCTGCTCGTGGTGGGCATCGTCCTCTGGTCACTCGTCGGCGTCTGGTCGGGGCGCGGTCGCGTGGGCGATGGCACTTCGGTCGAGAGCTACGGCTTTGATCTCTCGAACCTGCGCGTGCCGCGCGAGACCTTTGTTGCCAGCGGCATGGCGCGCGACGGATTGCCGGCGCTCGACAATCCCGTGGTTCTCGACGGCCGGGAGATTCCCACCATCAACACGCAGCGGCGCCGCAAGCTCGTGGTCAGCACGGACCGGGTGCTCGGCGTGGTGGTGGATGGCATCGCCCGCGCGTATCCGCTTCGCGTGCTCAATGGTCACGAAGTGGTGAATGACGAGATCGCCGGAGTGCCGATCGTGGTCACCTACAGCCCGCTGGGTGATGCCGCAGCGGTCTTCTCCCGACGCATCGGGGAGCGCACGCGGCGGTTCGGCGTGAGCGGTCTGCTCGATCGATCGAACCTGGTGTTCTATGACCGCGACACGGAGTCTCCCAGCCTGTGGGGCCAGCTCTCGATGGAAGCGATTGCTGGACCACTTGCGGGAACGCCGCTCGAACCACTGCCCGGCGTTGTCATCACCACCTGGGCGGCGTGGCTTGCTCGCCACCCCCACAGCGAGATCATCGATGGTGATCCCGCGCTCGGGCGTCGCTACGCGAGCACCAGCTACACGCGCTACTTCACGAACAACTCCTTTCTCTTTCCCATGCCGCCGGCGCCATCATCGCCGCAGGAGACGCCGGCCCTCGCCCGCAAGGCACCCGTGGTCGCGCTCCGCGACCCGCGCGACGCCTCGAAATGGATGGTGCTGCCGACCGAGCGCATTCGCGTGGCGCTCGGGCGGAGCGACTCGGGCGAGATCGAGGTCGACGGTCTGCGACTTCGCGCGGAGGTGACCGCCGCGCACGCACCGGGAGAGCCTGCGGGCGCTCGCCTTGAGCCGTTTGACGGCGACCCGCTCATGACTGTTCCGTCGCTCTGGTTCGTGTGGCGCGCCTTCCACCCCGACGCGCAGATCGAGGTCATCACGCGCCCCGAGGAGAGCGCGGCGGCCGATCCGTCGCGGTGA
- the cyoE gene encoding heme o synthase, producing MTSATSTSAPMQAPGSPRDGTVELIGAAPLAANLDAADAQRSERRFLSVWAALSKARLSALVVLTTAVGYAAAPTPDRAWLAFMGTVLGTALAAAAAAMLNQLIETRRDGLMVRTRGRPLPAGAVSPVVVFVVGVVAAYLGVSMVALFGNLLAAGLTLFTILLYILLYTPLKPLTTFNTLIGAITGATPPMIGWAAATGSLEPGAWILGAILFVWQIPHFFALAWIYRDDYRRGGFAMLPVLDASGRTTAEIVLLTSLLLIPVALLATMFGVAGWWFAAGSLLLGLWLSALAVRFRISRTTAAARAVFIGSIVYLPLLLILLVADRGPVGPHAALRGGSSFAVDVPAP from the coding sequence ATGACCAGCGCCACCTCCACTTCTGCGCCGATGCAAGCTCCGGGCTCGCCGCGCGATGGCACCGTGGAACTGATTGGTGCCGCGCCGCTCGCTGCCAATCTCGACGCCGCTGATGCGCAGCGAAGCGAGCGACGCTTCCTTTCAGTGTGGGCGGCGCTCTCGAAAGCGCGACTCAGCGCGCTGGTCGTCTTGACGACGGCGGTGGGCTACGCGGCGGCGCCGACCCCCGACCGAGCGTGGCTTGCCTTCATGGGCACGGTGCTCGGCACGGCCCTGGCCGCCGCAGCAGCAGCGATGCTCAATCAGCTCATTGAGACGCGACGAGATGGCCTGATGGTGCGGACGCGCGGACGACCATTGCCCGCAGGCGCCGTCTCACCCGTCGTGGTCTTCGTTGTCGGTGTCGTGGCGGCGTACCTCGGCGTTTCGATGGTCGCCCTCTTCGGCAACCTCCTGGCGGCGGGGCTCACGCTCTTCACAATCCTGCTCTACATCCTGCTCTACACGCCCCTCAAGCCACTCACGACCTTCAACACTCTGATCGGCGCGATCACCGGCGCCACGCCACCCATGATCGGCTGGGCTGCGGCGACCGGCTCCCTCGAGCCCGGCGCATGGATCCTCGGCGCCATCCTCTTCGTCTGGCAGATCCCCCACTTCTTCGCCCTCGCGTGGATCTATCGCGATGACTATCGACGCGGTGGCTTCGCCATGCTGCCCGTGCTCGATGCCAGCGGGCGCACGACTGCGGAGATCGTACTCCTCACCTCGCTGCTCCTCATTCCCGTGGCGCTCCTCGCCACCATGTTCGGTGTCGCGGGCTGGTGGTTCGCCGCGGGTTCGCTGCTGCTCGGGCTCTGGCTGAGTGCGCTCGCAGTTCGCTTCAGAATCTCGCGGACGACTGCGGCGGCGCGGGCAGTCTTCATCGGCAGCATCGTCTATCTGCCCTTGCTGCTCATTCTGCTGGTGGCTGACCGAGGTCCAGTGGGTCCCCACGCCGCGCTGCGAGGCGGGTCGTCCTTCGCCGTTGATGTGCCGGCGCCATGA